Genomic window (Drosophila sulfurigaster albostrigata strain 15112-1811.04 chromosome 2R, ASM2355843v2, whole genome shotgun sequence):
TTTATGTTCGTCTCATATTAATGGATCAGctggtttttgtttatgtttttgatTCCATCTGATAAaaatttttagattttcaaTTTGGACCGAATTGCATTATTTGATGCTTATcagtgttattatttattggtGATAAAATCAAGCTGATATCTATATATGGCGGACTGGCCGTTTTATTAATGCCTAAAAAATGCCAAACGCGttgatttgttgttctttcagCAAATGCAGAATATCATCCGTGGACTAAATGAAGAACGTACTTTACATGAATTTgcattataattgtatttgtgtgccATTTAGAGAAGAATGTTCGCAGCGGATAAACTGGCGCTGAATCCCCAGCAAATATTAAACGAAATTATGACACTGCTGGAAACCACAGCCGCGCCAAGTGATGGAAATGCTTTACTGTTGAATCAGGAGATGCAACGTCGTCTCGAGTACGTGCGCACGCGTATTTTGCAACTGTTGAAGCAGGTGCAAGCTCGTTATTCACGCAACGAGGAGATTCTTGTGCGCCGTCTAAAGCCACGTTCCCTCAAATCGCAGAGTGAATCGCTGGCAGCTGTTGAAAGCATGAGCTTTACGGGTGCCGTGCTTCGTGGAGGAACGTTTTTTTTCAAGGGCAATTTGTACTTTCGCGATATGCATGGACGCAGTTGTCCCAACAATCAGGACTACGATAGACGCAGTAGCACTGAAATGTTTCCCACTGACTTCGATATGCGCTCTAAGCATGTGTGGACGGTGCTCGATAAAAAGAATATCGTTATGGGCATTAAAGAGCAGGTAAGAAATTATGTGGATATtccataattataattgtttactTATGTGCTTTACTTGTGTAGCTGCTGTCACATGTTACATATAATAAAACGGGAAGTCGACCAGGCAAACGCAAGAACATTgatttgcacacacaaacattggCCAGTTTGCTGAGTTCTGTGGATAGCACTTTTAGCATTGACTGGAATGAGATCAGCATTTCGAATTTGGAGCGTCGTCATTCCGCGTACAGCTGTGAAGCCATGTGGCTCGTGTATTTGCATCCACAGCTCAAACGCGACGACTGGACTGCGGAGGAAGATGAGCGTCTCTTAGAGGTGGCTCAAAGCCACAAGCTACAGGATTGGCAAGCTATTGCAAGAGCGGTATCTCAGCGTTCCGACTATCAATGCTTTGTGCGCGTCCAGACTGCATTACGATTTTACTTGGAACCTTTGTGCAGCGTTAAATGGAGTGAACAGGATAATGTTCGATTGCGGAAGATTGTGGAGCGAAATACTGTGAATGGAGTCACTGATTGGCCTCAGGTAGTCGAGCACTTCCCAGGTCGATCGAAATCCACGCTAATTGGACGCTATTTGTATGTGCTGCATCCCAGCATATGTCATGGTAAATAGTTACATTTACAAAAACTAACcaacaactatttatttattaactatttattatttctcattgtgagagagaaaaaactgTATTCCTCTAAATTACGACTGTGATCAGATGGCAATATTTGTACAATATTTATCAATCCTTTCAGAACCTTTTACGGAAAAAGAGGACTTGATGCTGTTCGCTGCCGTCGAAGAGTACAATGGTAAATTTCATTGCTTTCCCCGCACACTCTTTCCAAATCGATCGCTGGCACAGCTACGAACGCGTTATCACAATGTGCTGGCCCAGCGTAACAAGACGGATTCGTGGTCTGTAGAGGATGACAACAAGCTAATGGGATTTGTGAAGACCCATGGCACCTCGCAATGGGTAAACTGTGCCAGTCATTTGGGCAATCATACACGCACAAGTTGTCGCACACGCTTCATGGTTATCAAGCGGTTCTTGGAACAGCATCCCGATGCAGAAGTCTCCGATATACCTCGACGAAAGACGAAAAAAAATGCAGCAGTTACCTCAGAGAATTGGGTGCAACGTTTCCAGGAGTGGCAAGAGGATCCAGACTCATTACTTGACCACTCGGATGTGagggcaaaagcaaagaaaatcaaGCGCGAGCAACTTGCCAATGTGAATAAGCGGCGCGGCATAGATGTTCACATCTATGAGTACTTCAAGTTTGCCTATCATCTCTCATTGCAATCGTCTGCGCCACAAATACCTCTGCCTAGTGAGAAAGGTAAACTGAATGTTGTAGCAAAAGCACTTAGATTTCGACCTGTTACTACCTCAAGTGATAAGCTCGTCGAGAGCATTGCGTTGCCCAAGTATCTATGTCGATGCTATAGTGAAATGTTAAGTCAACTACCGCCGGCCACTGAGTATGGTGTGTCACAAGCCGCGGCCTTGCTGCAACCCAATTGGTCCACGATGATGGGGTTCCGATCCATTTGTATATTGTCAGCGCACTGTCGTAAACATGCGACGCAGTCGTCAATTGACTATGACGAATCTCATGCAGCTGTTCAGCTATTCCGACAACGTTTACGTACCCTCTTCTTTCGGACAACGCTGTTAAGTCGCCTGGAACCGTCAATGTTTGAACAACTGCCAGTGGCTTTGATGAGACTACCGCGTCCAGTTGTTAATTATCCCCTGCGCGACACGAGGACACGCGTTGATGCCCCATTACAATCACGTTCAAAATTGACGCCAACTCAAGAACAAGAAACGGCACGCAGGCAAATTAAGGAATTGGAACCTATGTCGAAGTCCGAGCCAGTTGATTGCAAAAAGgaacttatttttaaagaagAGTTGCCTATTGATTAGCACAAGTCAATAGAATTATACACAACCGATGgatttaaatgtgttttataataactaatatcgtatttaagtatatatatatatatatatgtatgtatgtatataactaacaatatgaaatatatcCTCACACAAAGGACCAATCTGTTTGTAGATTTCGTATATGCATATAtcaagttttaatttatatatatatatatgtatatgtatggtAGGTTCTTTAGGTACTTATTATGCGTTTAGCGCAAAAGAAAACCGAAAGTATTGCAAGCATTTCCTTAGCAGGCTGTAAAAAATCACGCTATTAGCTTAGCATATCATTTATTGCGTGCATTATATATCGGAACGGTTCAATTATTGGAAGTTGCTAAAGTCCGTTTTCAGTTTGATCGTCGGCTTCTGTGGCTTTGCCAGCAATCCGTTGCGTTGCGCCTCGTTGGCCTTCTGGGCGAGATTAATTGACTGCTGCTGATTCCTTATGGCCGCCTCCAGTTTCTGTCGCAGCTCGGGCTTTTGGCACATCAATGCCTTGAACTCCTGCGGATACTTGGGTCCAATCTTCAACAGCCACTGCAAGGCATGCTCGTGCAGTTGACGTTGATACTTGGGTAACGTGCGCAGCTTGCTCAGATCGGCCAGATAACTGATTAGCACCGGAACCAGCAGGGTTAGCATTTGTATATCTGTGAAATATCCAAATACAATTATTAGACGAACTCTTAAGAACAGACAAAACTTAATAGCCAAGACAAAACAGTTAACAGTGCGATAAAAGAAGGCTGCGGATGTGTCAGCATTATAATTAGTAgtgaatttataaatacatgcAGTTTGGACACAACACTTAAAGCAACTACATTAAGAATTACAAACatctatttaattatttaatgtgaTCTTATGTGCATTTCTTAATGTTGAGAGGAGTGCAAAGAAGAATTCTTGTGAATGActtcattattaaatatggtTTTATGGGCGCATCTATTTACCTTGTAGCAAGTTTCCTAACGATAACGATATGtggttattattatgtttagtAAAGTGTGATGGATGAGTAAGGAAAGCAATTGAAAGAGAAGAGACGAAGAGAATAAAAAGAGCagaatataagaaaaaaaactttactatttgtatttgacgacaataacaaattgTGCGCCAAGCTTGAGAGCGCTAATCGCTATTGGTAACATGGACTTTTCGTACTGGGAGTGTATCGAGGATCGATCGCACTACTTGCGAATTATGCAGATCTGAAAATTAGTTACGTCATTCAAGCAATTGGTGCTACTTACGATGCTGCGGCTCGGCGAGCTCGATTAACTGATCCACGGTCACAATGCTCTCAAGAGTCACCTGCAGCTCCAGTTCACTGGCTGGCAACTTACTCGACTCCGCGTACAAAGATTCAATTATGCGGGGCGCCAATGCATGGATGTAGGGGGTTGATGTTTTAAGATCGGCCTTTGTGAATATGGAACGAGTCGTCTCGATGCATTTCAACTTGACTGACAAATTCTCCGATTGCAAACATTGCCGGAAATGATTGATGCACGGATATTGCAGCGAAGGCGCAGAAACCACAGATGCGGGTGTGTGAAGTATAAATACAGCAATGGCCAGCAACATGGTAACTTCATCCACTTTGCGCTCCTCGTTGTCGCCAGCCGTTTTCGTCATATCGATAATAGTGGCCAAGGCActctgcagcagctgctgccaatcGTCCACAGTGCTGGGCTGTTGGGCCCAGCGATGAACGCAAACGGAGCGCAGACACTGAAGGGCGGCTTGCACAGCGCAAGTGTTGGCCAGAATGCTGCTGTCAATGATCGACTTATTGGCAATCTCGCGTATAATGCTCGTGGTCATGTAGAGTATGGTGGGCAGTATAGTCAAGGCACCGCTGGGCGTGCACAACTCAAGCAGCTGCTCCACACACTGTAGTCCACTGGCCACCAGTCGGCCATTGTCATCGCCCAGCACCGAAAAGAATGAGGCATTGTTCTTGGCATAGGCGTAGTCCAGCTGCAGGTTGGTTTGCTTGCTGGGATTGAGGCTGGGTATTTGACGCACAAACAGGCAGAGGCACACCTCCAATACGGCATAGACATGCGAGCTGCCTGGCTGCATGACGCTGCCTTCACCCAACTCTAAGTTCTCGGTAACATTATCGTTGGCATTGTCCGAGGCCTGTTGACTGTCGCGATTGCGCTGCAAATCCTCGCGAGCCGCCTGTATGGTTTGCTTCAGTATCTCCACGCACAGCAGCTGAACGAGCAGCTCATCACGGGTGAGTATCTGACGATGCAGTACGTGACACAGCTCAATGGTCAGTGCACGATCTTTGATCAGCTGGCGACGGGCCCAATCCGAATCGAAGATACTGTGCAGCGCTCGCAGGCAGCTGACGATGTTTTTCGGCTTGTCGGAGCTGCGCATGCTGCACAAAGCCTCCATGCAAATGCCGAAGATCATATGGAAGCGATCCGCCGACAGAGAGCCGTGTGTaatgtgattgttgttggACTCTGGCTCTGGTGAGCCCGCCGTTGTCGTTTCCATTTGCGTCTGCGTATCCTGATGCCTTGCGAAACCTTCGTCACGCAACCAAAGAGCCGCCGCATACATAATGGGTGGCCAGCTTGTCATGTAGTGCGGCTTGGATGAGTTGATCGTGTCCGTGGTGTAGAACGAGCCACC
Coding sequences:
- the LOC133836942 gene encoding uncharacterized protein LOC133836942, which encodes MFAADKLALNPQQILNEIMTLLETTAAPSDGNALLLNQEMQRRLEYVRTRILQLLKQVQARYSRNEEILVRRLKPRSLKSQSESLAAVESMSFTGAVLRGGTFFFKGNLYFRDMHGRSCPNNQDYDRRSSTEMFPTDFDMRSKHVWTVLDKKNIVMGIKEQLLSHVTYNKTGSRPGKRKNIDLHTQTLASLLSSVDSTFSIDWNEISISNLERRHSAYSCEAMWLVYLHPQLKRDDWTAEEDERLLEVAQSHKLQDWQAIARAVSQRSDYQCFVRVQTALRFYLEPLCSVKWSEQDNVRLRKIVERNTVNGVTDWPQVVEHFPGRSKSTLIGRYLYVLHPSICHEPFTEKEDLMLFAAVEEYNGKFHCFPRTLFPNRSLAQLRTRYHNVLAQRNKTDSWSVEDDNKLMGFVKTHGTSQWVNCASHLGNHTRTSCRTRFMVIKRFLEQHPDAEVSDIPRRKTKKNAAVTSENWVQRFQEWQEDPDSLLDHSDVRAKAKKIKREQLANVNKRRGIDVHIYEYFKFAYHLSLQSSAPQIPLPSEKGKLNVVAKALRFRPVTTSSDKLVESIALPKYLCRCYSEMLSQLPPATEYGVSQAAALLQPNWSTMMGFRSICILSAHCRKHATQSSIDYDESHAAVQLFRQRLRTLFFRTTLLSRLEPSMFEQLPVALMRLPRPVVNYPLRDTRTRVDAPLQSRSKLTPTQEQETARRQIKELEPMSKSEPVDCKKELIFKEELPID